GCGCGGAATCGATATGGACGAAGACGGCTTCAACCGCGAAATGGAAGCCCAGCGCACCCGCGCCCGCGCCGCACAAAGCTTCAAAGCCGACACCCAAATCACCTACGACGGCCAAGACACCGAGTTCAAAGGCTATACCCAACGCCAAACCGAAGCCAAAGTATTGGTCTTATATAAAGGCAGCGAAGCCGTAACCGAACTGAACGAAGGCGAAAGCGGCATCGTTGTGCTCGACCAAACCCCTTTCTATGCCGAATCGGGCGGACAAGTGGGTGATGTCGGCCATATCGTTTCAGACGGCCTCAACTTCCGCGTGGAAGACACACAAAAAATCAAAGCCGCCGTTAACGGCCACTTCGGCAGCGTCGTAACAGGCCGTCTGAAAGTCGGCGATAGCGTCAGCGCACAAGTCGATAACGCCATCCGCGACGCCATCACCAAAAACCACAGCGTTACCCACCTGATGCACCAAGCCCTGCGCGACGTGCTCGGCACCCATGTCGAACAAAAAGGCTCGCTGCAAAACGCCGACATCACCCGCTTCGACATTTCCCATCCGCAAGGCATCACTGCCGAAGAAATCGCCGAAGTCGAACGCCGCGTCAACCATGCCATCATGCAAAACGTGCCCGTAGAAGTCAAAACCATGAGCATGGAAGAAGCCCAAAAAACCGGAGCCATGATGCTGTTCGGCGAAAAATACGGCGACTTCGTGCGCGTTGTTGTTATGGACGAATACTCCACCGAACTGTGCGGCGGCACCCACGTTACCCGCACCGGCGAAATCGGCTTCTTTAAAATCATTTCCGAAGGCGGTATCGCAGCAGGCATCCGCCGCGTCGAAGCCATCACCGGCCAAAACGCCCTGCAATGGGCGCAAAACCAAGAGCGGTTGATCAAAAACATCATCGCCGAAGTCAAAGCCCAAACCGAGCGCGACGTATTGACTAAAATCCAAGCCAACGCCGCCCAAACCAAAGCGCTGGAAAAAGATTTGGCCAAAACCAAAGCCGAGCTTGCCGTACACGCCGGCGCCAAACTTTTAGATAACGCCAAAGACGTAGGCGAAGCCAAGCTCGTGGTTGCCCAAATCGAAGCCGACGCAGCCGCCTTGCGCGAAATCGTTACCGATCTTACCGGCAAATCCGATAAAGCCATCGTACTGCTCGCCGCCGTAAACGACAGCAAAGTTTCCCTGTGCGCAGGCGTTTCCAAACCCTTAACCGCCAAAGTGAAAGCAGGCGACTTGGTTAAATTTGTCGCCGAGCAAGTAGGCGGCAAAGGCGGCGGCCGGCCGGATTTAGCGCAGGCCGGCGGTACGGATGCTGCTAAATTGCCTGATGCTTTGAATAGTGTGGATGATTGGG
This portion of the Neisseria canis genome encodes:
- the alaS gene encoding alanine--tRNA ligase, which encodes MKTSELRQKFLKFFESKGHQIVRSSSLVPHDDPTLLFTNAGMNQFKDVFLGFDKRPYNRATTAQKCVRAGGKHNDLENVGYTARHHTFFEMMGNFSFGDYFKRDAIHFAWEFLTSPEWLNLPKEKLLATVYAEDDEAYNIWLNEIGMPSEKIIRIGDNKGSRYASDNFWQMGDTGPCGPCSEIFYDHGDHIWGGPPGSPEEDGDRFIEIWNCVFMQFNRDEQGNMNPLPKPSVDTGMGLERMAAVMQHVNSNYEIDLFGNLLKAAARETGTEFSMEVPSLKVIADHIRACSFLIADGVLPSNEGRGYVLRRIIRRAVRHGYKLGQKGAFFHKLVPDLVVEMGSAYPELKERQSQIEEALKNEETRFAQTLETGMALLENALSDGRKMLDGEIIFKLYDTYGFPYDLTADICRERGIDMDEDGFNREMEAQRTRARAAQSFKADTQITYDGQDTEFKGYTQRQTEAKVLVLYKGSEAVTELNEGESGIVVLDQTPFYAESGGQVGDVGHIVSDGLNFRVEDTQKIKAAVNGHFGSVVTGRLKVGDSVSAQVDNAIRDAITKNHSVTHLMHQALRDVLGTHVEQKGSLQNADITRFDISHPQGITAEEIAEVERRVNHAIMQNVPVEVKTMSMEEAQKTGAMMLFGEKYGDFVRVVVMDEYSTELCGGTHVTRTGEIGFFKIISEGGIAAGIRRVEAITGQNALQWAQNQERLIKNIIAEVKAQTERDVLTKIQANAAQTKALEKDLAKTKAELAVHAGAKLLDNAKDVGEAKLVVAQIEADAAALREIVTDLTGKSDKAIVLLAAVNDSKVSLCAGVSKPLTAKVKAGDLVKFVAEQVGGKGGGRPDLAQAGGTDAAKLPDALNSVDDWVGGKLA